CTCGCCTGGTCGTGCTCCCGGAGTACGCCGTCTTCACGGCCCCCGCCATGGACGACCGCTTCGTCGACTCCGCCCAGCCCCTGGACGGTCCGACGGTGACGCGGCTGACCGCGCTCTCCGAGCAGCTGGGCGTCGCCCTGGTCGTCGGCGTCAACGAGAGCGCGGGGGAGGGGCGCATCCACAACACCCTGTTGGCCCTCGACGGCGGGCAGGTGAAGGCCGTCTACCGCAAGGTCCACCTCTACGACGCCTTCGGCTACACCGAGTCCGACCGGGTGGAGGCCGCGGAGCCGGACCTGCCCGAGACCTTCGAGGTCGACGGCCTGCGGGTGGGGATGCAGACCTGCTACGACCTGCGCTTCCCGGAGACCACGCGCATGCTCGTGGACGCCGGTGCCGACGTCGTCGCGCTCCCCGCCGAGTGGGTCCCCGGCCCGCTCAAGGAGGACCACTGGCGCACCCTGGTGCGCGCCCGCGCCATCGAGAACACCGTGCACGTCGTGGCGGCCGGGCAGTGCGCCCCGACGGGAGCCGGCAACACCATGGTGGTCGACCCCATGGGCATCGTGCTCGCGAGCCTCGGCGAGGCGCCGGGCACGGCGCTCGCGCAGGTCGACCCCGAGCGCACCGCGCAGGTCCGCCGCACCAACCCCGCCCTGTCGCTGCGTCGCTACCACGTCCTCCCGGGAGCACCCCGGTGAGCGTCACCGCCGGTCGACGGGTCCTGCTCGCAGCGGGCCTGGGGGCGACGTGCCTCGGCGCGGCAGCGTGCTCGGGTCCGGGGCAGGAGTCCTACGTGCTGGAGTACTCGACCTACTCGACGGCCACGTCCGACCAGTCCCGCACCGTCCAGGCCTGGGCGCAGGAGGTCGAGCAGCTCACCGACGGAGGCGTCACCGTGCGCTTCCACTACTCCCAGAGCCTCGTCGGTGCCGACGAGGCCATCCAGGCCTCGCTCGACGGACGCACCGACCTGGCCCAGGTCGGCTCGCTCTACGCCGCGTCCGACCTCGCGATGTACACCGTCATCGAGCTGCCCTTCGAGACGACCAACCCCGAGGTCCAGATGAGGGCCATCGAGCGGCTCTACGAGGAGAACGACACCTACCGCGAGGACTTCGACCGTCAGGGCATCCGCCTGCTCTACCCGCTGCCCCTGGGCAGCGCGCTGGTCGGTCTCAACGACCCGGTCGAGAGCCCGGACGACCTCGCGGGGCTGAGCATCCGCTCCGGCGGCCTGACCTCCGAGGCCCTGCTCACCGTCGGCGCCAACCCGGTCGCGATGACGGCCACCGACGTCTACGAGTCCATGGAGCGCGGGGTCATCGACGGCTACACCTCGCTCGCCCTGGCCAACCTGCCCACCTTCGGGCTCTCCGACTCCACCCCCTACCTGCTGGAGCCGGGCATCGGCGTCTACGCCTCCTCGATCGTCGTCATCAACGAGGACCTCTTCGACTCCATGCCCCCGGACTACCAGGACGCTCTGCTGGAGGCCTCCGGGTCGTCCATCGAGACCGGCCTGGAGGAGATGGACGCCCTCGGGGGCGAGGCCTGCCAGGAGGTCACCGCGGCCGGCACCGAGTTCTCCAGCTTCACCGACGAGCAGGTGCAGGACTGGAAGCAGCGCAGCGGTCTCGCCGAGGCCTGGGTGGCCCGCAACGCCGAGCGCGGCTACGACGCCCAGGGCGTGCTGGACGACTACCGCCGCATCATCACCGAGGAGAGTCCCGTGTCGACCTACGCCGACCCGCTCGTGGCCTGCATGGAGGAGGCGTCGTGAGCGTCGCCGGGGTGCCCCGCCCCCTGCGGGTGCTCGCCGGCGGTATGCACGTCGTCGCCGGCGTGCTGCTGCT
This genomic window from Serinicoccus chungangensis contains:
- a CDS encoding carbon-nitrogen hydrolase family protein; the protein is MSITVAALQLAPTEDTEANLDLIEQMVRDAADRGARLVVLPEYAVFTAPAMDDRFVDSAQPLDGPTVTRLTALSEQLGVALVVGVNESAGEGRIHNTLLALDGGQVKAVYRKVHLYDAFGYTESDRVEAAEPDLPETFEVDGLRVGMQTCYDLRFPETTRMLVDAGADVVALPAEWVPGPLKEDHWRTLVRARAIENTVHVVAAGQCAPTGAGNTMVVDPMGIVLASLGEAPGTALAQVDPERTAQVRRTNPALSLRRYHVLPGAPR
- a CDS encoding C4-dicarboxylate TRAP transporter substrate-binding protein — encoded protein: MSVTAGRRVLLAAGLGATCLGAAACSGPGQESYVLEYSTYSTATSDQSRTVQAWAQEVEQLTDGGVTVRFHYSQSLVGADEAIQASLDGRTDLAQVGSLYAASDLAMYTVIELPFETTNPEVQMRAIERLYEENDTYREDFDRQGIRLLYPLPLGSALVGLNDPVESPDDLAGLSIRSGGLTSEALLTVGANPVAMTATDVYESMERGVIDGYTSLALANLPTFGLSDSTPYLLEPGIGVYASSIVVINEDLFDSMPPDYQDALLEASGSSIETGLEEMDALGGEACQEVTAAGTEFSSFTDEQVQDWKQRSGLAEAWVARNAERGYDAQGVLDDYRRIITEESPVSTYADPLVACMEEAS